A window of Paenibacillus phoenicis genomic DNA:
CTGGGGTTGGGGCTTGTTTGTAACCAGCTCCACCGATTTTTGACTTCACTTCTTCCGGCAGTTGGTAGTAGTTTGGTACTGGAGTGCCCATAACCTTGGGAACGTTCACGTTAGTCCCCGGGCGTGTAACTCCCTGTACGCTGGGAGCCATGACTCGATTGGAATACACTAGGGGTTTTGTTTTTTTCTTCCCATAAAGTACATCAAATATATACCCCCCCAATAGTTCACCTAATGAATCACCTGCAGCAGCGCCAAGGGCAGGAAAAAGCAGCGTGCCCCAACCGCCAGTTACCGGAGCAGTAAATGTTCCGAGAGCTGCACCTCCAGCGCCCAGTAGCCCCCCTAAAATAGCAGACGTAACTTTCTGAGTTCTTTCCCTGCCAGGCTTAGCTGAAAAGATCTCATAGCCGTCCATAAGAAGCCCCGCATAGCCTCCTATTTTTTTTACAAAAGGAGTTACTCTTTTACCCCAGAACTGCGCACCTTTTGTACCTGCCGCCGAGAGTTGGTCCAATTTCTTCGGTGAGATTTTCGTCTCAAGTTGCGATCGCCAACCTGGCCATTTTTCTAGCCAATACTTCTTTACGGAGTTTGCGGCTTGTGTAAGCTTACTTTCAAGCGCTTCTTTGTATCGGTCTTTGAATATTTCATTAATGACTTTACCGCCGAATTCTAAAACCGACTTTATCGAATTGATTATATTAGGATGATCTTCTCTAAGAGCAGAGATGGGTTCAAATGCTTTGCCCATTCCAGAAAAGACTTTTTGCGTAACTTTAACAGGTCCCCAATTGCCTCTCATTGAATTTTCAGCAATTGTTATAGGGTTCAGCATCGATAAAATATTATCAACGATTGAATGACGAGGCCTATCTGCCAAGCGGTTAGATAGATAATCATACGCGTCTAGCATAGGAAAGACCGGCAAACTTAAAAGCGGGGGATTTGCTCTTTTCCAGATTCTTGAGCCTCCACTATTTAAGCCCTTACCTCCACTCGCCTCATCTATTCCAATGCCTAGACTCTCAATGATCTTACTTTTTATTCCTTCTCCCAACGCTTCTCCAATCGCCGCAGATACCCGTCCCAGCGTGCTCTTCCCATCAGACTTCATCCACTTTGAAAAAGAATCACCAACCACGGTTTCCCAGTTCACACCTGCGATAGAAACTTGCCACGGTTCAGCAGCCATTGCGGCGAGGGAAGCACGAATCCTCAGCGCTGTGGTAGTGACGCGATCGCTCAATTGCGCCGTTGGCTTCACCGTCGTCCGGTGCAGACGTTCCAGTGCTTCCTCGGCCTTTCGGGCTGCGGATGTTAAGCGATCGTCCAAGGTGAGAATGGGCTTGATGCGGGTTTTGCTGAGCAGCGCCGCTCGGCGCTGAGTTTGCTGCAGCAGCTTGTCCAGACTGCGAAGCTTTTTCGCGGTTCGATCAACGTCACGGTCGTCGGTCTTGATTTCAAGCTTGTCATTGTCATCTCTAGCCATAGGTCGTCTTGCCTCCTTTCTTTCGGATTTAAGCGGGCAGGAACCATCCCACGAAAAAATAACAGGATTTCCTACCGTTATTTTTGGGAAAATCCCGCTTTCACGCAAATTAACTGGAAATCCTACTGTTATTTCGCCCGTTTTTCCCGAGTAGGGCTGAATTCCATAAAATTAACGGTAAGAATTCCAGTTAATCGCCTTCTACACCCACCAAGTCAATAAACTAACGGTACTTTTTACAGTTAGTCTCATCAAACCACCATACTGACGCGGGTAGAGCCTAGCTCGAAGGCTCCAAGACCAGAGCCTCAGCACCCCACAGTACCGCACAGCACCTCACAACATCTCCAACTCACGTTCCGAAAAAGCCCGCAGCAGCAAGCGCTCTCCCTTCGGGAGTGACCAGTATTCCCCGGGGCGAAGATGATGCCGCGTCCACATGTGGAACAGCAGCGTCGTCATGCCGCCGGAGCTGATTAGTTTTTTACGTCATCGATGTCGACCCCGAACCCGGAGATCTCCAGCACTTTATCGCCTACCGCGTCGAGCTCCCCGGCCAGCAGCAGGCGGCGGATCGCCTCTTCCCCGCCGGACAGCTTCAACCGGCTGGTCAGGCGCGCGTCGTCCCAGCCGCTCAACTTCACACTTTGCGGCTCCCCGCCGTGATCTCCGCCGCTGTCGGCTTTTTTCACTACTTCCAGCATCGATGTGGCTTCTTTGATCAACGCCGCGTTAAACAACTCGCTGTCGATCTTCTCGGTCACCTGCCCTTTGGTCGTCTTGCGCACCGTACAACGTTCGCGGATCGCGTCCACTTTGCTGGACGTCAGGCCGCGCAGCGTCACACGCAGTCCCAAT
This region includes:
- a CDS encoding phage tail assembly chaperone, yielding MSEYSALDPVREQEILDGLFETVTNLPEETVFIGRLGLRVTLRGLTSSKVDAIRERCTVRKTTKGQVTEKIDSELFNAALIKEATSMLEVVKKADSGGDHGGEPQSVKLSGWDDARLTSRLKLSGGEEAIRRLLLAGELDAVGDKVLEISGFGVDIDDVKN